In Primulina huaijiensis isolate GDHJ02 chromosome 4, ASM1229523v2, whole genome shotgun sequence, the DNA window ATTCAACACATCACAAACAACAATACCTGTATGTGGTGGTGGGACTtcacaaaaattcaaattttgtttttgcaaaTTCCAACTAGAGTCCACGTAATGACAAGTGACAACCATATATGAAACTTTTTGATCAGACCTCCATAAATCAGTAGTCACGCTGACCCTATTCACTTGCTTCAGTTCTGCCATTAATTTTCTCTTTTCTATTTCATAAGAAGTAATACAATCTTTCCTTGTCGTGGCACGACTGATTTTTTCATAATGTGGTGTAGCATTCTTCATCAATAAGTTGAACAATTCATACTCTGCAAAGATGAATGGTAGTTCATGAACAACAATCATGTGAGAGAGAATCTCTCTGATCTTTGCTTGATCATATTTGAAGTTATGCACTGTACTAACTGTTTCTGATTCTGAAATGGTTGGGAttacacttaaatttttttgccCACTCTCATTCACCTTCTTCCTTACACAGCCTTTGCTATGCCTAATCAAATGTGATGTAACACCcgaatttttattatatgccAACCGATGTTTACAATGAATACATTCAGCCTTCGTCAACCCATCTGCAAGAGTAATTACTTTAAAATCCATCCATACTTTAGATGTGCGTTTCCTTTTCTTCGGACCATATGGATTAGTATCATCATCTTCAATATTATCAAGTTCAACAGCATTCTTGCTTTGAGAAGCTTCATTTTCGTCATTTGTACTTAGTTGAACTCCTCCCATAACTGGAGTTGTGCTCGATTCTTGAGCAGATAATGTGTTTGGAGTTGACATGTTTGGATTATATGAACACCAGTAACTGCATCATTAGTACAAAAACAAtactttatcaaaattttcaaagtgTTTGCAAGTATAAAATGGAGACTCTGTTGTGCAGGCTTTAAGTTGAAGTAATGAAAGCAAGAACGTaacatattttcatttttaatatgCACAAGAAGTTAGTCTGTGACAGAGAATACATAATTCCACATGTTTTAACATGTCATGCTGACTTATGCTATGTAGGGATGAAATCCTGGCATCCAGTCCAGAAGGATGAAGGAACAAATCAACACTTCAATATTACTTCGTAATTCACACAAGTAATTCAAGTGGCAACACTAAAGAGCAATAGTTTTCGAGTGATTCACTGTATAAAAACAGTGACTTGAGCATcctatttcttttatttctctttgggcattttaaaattttctttgccTCATAGATCAAAATCATCGCTTCTTCCACCGCTACTCTTAAAAGTTTGATAACCACGGGATACAAGAAATGAAAAGCCAACTCTGATCACTTCACTTCAAATCAACAAACACGTAAATTAACAAACGTAACCGAATGTGCATATCATAATAATGGGATTTTGTGGAATGAATCAGGATACCTGATGACAAGTTTTCCCGTTGACGGAATCATAACCAAGAGGTGTATGTTAAAAAAATGCATACAAAAATGTATGAACAGGTTTTGACCTGCTTTTATAACCAAGAGGTGTATGttaaaaattgtgaaaaattTACCGAGTTTGAGAGCGCGGCGTAGAGAAGATTTTTTCGTTCTTCAATGGAGAGGCCGAGCAGAGGAGGCGGCGTAAGAGATTAGGTCTGAAGTAGAAGTATTTTGATTAGGTTTGAGTGTAGCAACGTGTCAGCCACtcaattcataaatttttatataaataatgtaattaaataataagataataaaggtgatataaaatatatagataatataaaaacttaaaaataaaaataataatgtgattctcaaattttaaaaaatataagttaCATGTAATGAtgtaaatcattttttatatgagtataattataaatagTGAGTAACGtgttattaaaaatcaaatattaatagAAGCTAAAATTGGGTGAAATTCAAATAAGATCTTAATAGAAGTCAAATATTAATAgctatatattatgttatataaggGTATTTTTAAGATACTATAAAATACACAATTCTAATTTGGTGAAATTAAAATAagatcttaaaaaataaattggaatTCCTACACCATTTggtgaaatttattttatttattgcattttatagaacattttagtataatgatatgcaaataagattaaaagtgTAATTGTGACTGAATGGtgtgaattcatcattttttcaaacatgtctTGTGTTCAATTCCTTCAATTGACAttaatactaatatttttatttgtcaacacAACAAATGAGCCAAActcaagcttacgagccacctaaacgagccgagcgcgagctcgagcttacgagccacctaaacgagccgagctcgagctcgagctcgcgagcctcttttcaaacatgtttgcgagctcacgagccgaatatccttaaGCTTGAGTttagtttgattaaattttcgagctcaaaatcgagctcgagcttggATTGATTTGATTAACGaacaaactcaaacgagctttttatcgagccgagcttcgaatagctcgcgaaccgtttggttcatttacatccctaccCCCGGGTTACCAGAAGCCCAGGCTTCCAGAAGAGTTCCCGGGTGATGGCTTTCTACTCGGGTTGCCTCAATAATAGCACCTCACTCGAGTGCACAAGTATGAGATACCTTATCTTGGTAATTATTACTGAAAAAATCGCATGGATTTGACAAGGCGAAAGAGACAGTTTTGCGTGTCAGAAAAGCAGGATACGGGCAACCATTTTGCTATAATCAGTAAGTGGGTACTGAAAACAAGACCATCATTGACTTTCTTTCTATAAATACTAGGTTTGTTTAAACATTAAGGTATTcattcacatatatatatatatatcccacATCATTTATTCTCTAGAAGAGACACCATTGATACATCATTTCTCTTTGCTACATGGTTTTTTCCTCATTTACCTGCTGACTTTAACAttggagtggccacgccggtcATCCTACTAGCGCCCATTCACGTGGTTATCTTCTTGTTTGCAGGACAGCACCAGCTTTTCTCGGGAGAAAAATCTCTGGTTTGGACACATCTCGTTGTGCTCTCATCTCTCATCATTTTTATAACTCGACCCGGTGAAATTGCTCACGCATCTTGCACCCATTTTTACCCGGTCACATCAGTAACTATTTTtcaaaacttgaaatttaaatcGAGGACTTGCAGTTCGGTCATTTATATGTTAACCATAGTTTAAGAAACCGGACCAAGGGTTGAATCGGAAAATGTGTAAATCAtatggaaaaaattatttgatattttaagtaaTCTACTATGTTATTTGATCCCAAATAAacgtttgttttttttttttgttaaaatcaatgacctaAATTTTATAGACCATCGggttatttttttactataaatttttttgtgtaatCATAAAAGGGTTGAAAAATTTATGAACAATATTTTTGTATGGATGCAGTCAAAtgattgttgttgttgttgttgttgttgaaaCCGCATATAATGATATGTAGCTCTGAGCTCACATGTCTTTTTACATATGAAAAATTGATACGAAACATTGAAATTataatactaatatatgatatttgaatatcaatTCTTCCGgatcttataaaaaaaacaagattttGAGTATAAACATTTTCTCCTGATAGGGACTGGCCTCAAACTCAAGTTTAAGTTTGAAGATTTAAAGATAACTTACTCTATGATTAAaccttttatattttctttgttgaatGGCTTAAAGCATATTAATGAGTTGTAACACATTCATGTTAGTTGCGGGGTCGATTAGTTTTCAAAACTAACTGATTTTCACACATATCATTTCATAAACCA includes these proteins:
- the LOC140975394 gene encoding zinc finger BED domain-containing protein RICESLEEPER 4-like isoform X2; the encoded protein is MSTPNTLSAQESSTTPVMGGVQLSTNDENEASQSKNAVELDNIEDDDTNPYGPKKRKRTSKVWMDFKVITLADGLTKAECIHCKHRLAYNKNSGVTSHLIRHSKGCVRKKVNESGQKNLSVIPTISESETVSTVHNFKYDQAKIREILSHMIVVHELPFIFAEYELFNLLMKNATPHYEKISRATTRKDCITSYEIEKRKLMAELKQVNRVSVTTDLWRWNATYFMLSTALEFKDVFPRYQQRDPTYNSLPSDEDWDKVIVVCSFLEEFNEVTHIISGSEYPTSNLFLPELYNIKKLLKNTNVGEDSFMPDMIKKMKNKFDKY
- the LOC140975394 gene encoding zinc finger BED domain-containing protein DAYSLEEPER-like isoform X1 encodes the protein MSTPNTLSAQESSTTPVMGGVQLSTNDENEASQSKNAVELDNIEDDDTNPYGPKKRKRTSKVWMDFKVITLADGLTKAECIHCKHRLAYNKNSGVTSHLIRHSKGCVRKKVNESGQKNLSVIPTISESETVSTVHNFKYDQAKIREILSHMIVVHELPFIFAEYELFNLLMKNATPHYEKISRATTRKDCITSYEIEKRKLMAELKQVNRVSVTTDLWRWNATYFMLSTALEFKDVFPRYQQRDPTYNSLPSDEDWDKVIVVCSFLEEFNEVTHIISGGRVIDPYRASLGGETAQMLLCAEDLLRARYQIKRKAKGNLELKEIHLT